Proteins encoded by one window of Actinocorallia herbida:
- a CDS encoding DUF47 domain-containing protein, which yields MRLRLTPREDGFYDLFADSANNIVTGARLLVELISDGADREAIAEKMRACEHAGDECTHAILHRLNESFITPFDREDIYNLASQLDDVMDYMEEAADLVVLYKIDKLPSDVLRQVEVLERAAELTAEAMPRLKSMRELNEYWIEINRLENEGDRIHRRLLARLFSGEYEPLEVMKLQQVVDRLEDAADAFEHVANTIETIAVKES from the coding sequence GTGCGCTTGCGTCTCACACCTCGTGAAGACGGCTTCTACGATCTGTTCGCCGACTCGGCCAACAACATCGTGACCGGGGCCCGTCTTCTCGTGGAACTCATCAGCGACGGCGCTGACCGAGAGGCCATCGCGGAGAAGATGCGCGCCTGCGAGCACGCGGGTGACGAATGCACTCACGCGATCTTGCACCGACTCAACGAAAGCTTCATCACCCCGTTCGACCGCGAAGACATCTACAACCTCGCGTCGCAGCTCGACGACGTCATGGACTACATGGAGGAGGCGGCCGACCTCGTCGTCCTCTACAAGATCGACAAACTGCCCTCGGACGTGCTCCGGCAGGTCGAGGTTCTGGAGCGTGCCGCCGAACTGACCGCCGAGGCGATGCCGCGGCTCAAGTCCATGCGGGAGCTGAACGAGTACTGGATCGAGATCAACCGCCTGGAGAACGAGGGCGACCGGATCCACCGGAGGCTGCTCGCCCGCCTGTTCAGCGGTGAGTACGAGCCGCTGGAGGTCATGAAGCTCCAGCAGGTCGTCGACCGGCTGGAGGACGCGGCCGACGCGTTCGAGCACGTCGCCAACACCATCGAGACGATCGCGGTCAAGGAATCATGA
- a CDS encoding inorganic phosphate transporter: MTTKGPGPGLAEKADEVPPEFATGSSTKQARTTWVSIIGAVVTIVVGIYFVFYLGPSTETIALVSVVAVALGFNYTNGFHDAANAIATSVSTRALTPRAALLMAAVMNLLGSFVGVGVAKTIADILPDLKGVSGLAVVFAALAGAIIWNLITWWFGLPSSSSHALIGGLVGAGLAAATTVGWDKVIEKVVIPMIISPFAGFLLGYLFMVGIMWAFRRAKPAKVSRGFRIAQSLSAAAMAFGHGLQDAQKTMGVIVLALVATGYQTDTEYVPLWVILVSAAVLSIGTYAGGWRIMRTLGRKVIELDPPKGFAAEATASSILYIAAMGFHAPISTTHVISSAIMGVGATKRLSAVRWGVAGNILVAWILTLPAAGLMSAVVFWVLKIFGA; encoded by the coding sequence ATGACCACGAAGGGCCCCGGCCCGGGGCTCGCCGAAAAGGCCGACGAGGTGCCGCCGGAGTTCGCCACCGGCTCCAGCACCAAACAGGCCCGCACCACCTGGGTGTCGATCATCGGCGCGGTGGTCACCATCGTCGTCGGCATCTATTTCGTGTTCTACCTGGGGCCGTCCACCGAGACCATCGCGCTCGTCTCGGTCGTCGCGGTGGCCCTCGGCTTCAACTACACCAACGGCTTCCACGACGCGGCCAACGCCATCGCCACCTCGGTGTCCACCCGGGCGCTGACCCCGCGGGCGGCGCTGCTGATGGCCGCGGTCATGAACCTGCTCGGTTCGTTCGTGGGCGTGGGCGTGGCCAAGACCATCGCCGACATCCTCCCCGACCTCAAGGGCGTCAGCGGTCTCGCCGTCGTGTTCGCGGCACTGGCCGGCGCCATCATCTGGAACCTGATCACCTGGTGGTTCGGCCTTCCCTCGTCCTCGTCCCACGCCCTCATCGGCGGTCTCGTCGGCGCGGGGCTCGCCGCCGCGACCACGGTCGGCTGGGACAAGGTCATCGAGAAGGTCGTCATCCCGATGATCATCTCCCCGTTCGCGGGATTCCTGCTGGGCTACCTGTTCATGGTCGGCATCATGTGGGCGTTCCGCCGGGCCAAGCCCGCCAAGGTCAGCCGCGGCTTCCGCATCGCGCAGTCGCTGTCGGCCGCGGCCATGGCCTTCGGGCACGGCCTCCAGGACGCGCAGAAGACCATGGGCGTCATCGTGCTGGCGCTGGTCGCGACCGGCTACCAGACCGATACCGAGTACGTGCCGCTCTGGGTGATCCTGGTCAGCGCCGCGGTGCTGTCCATCGGCACCTACGCGGGCGGGTGGCGCATCATGCGGACGCTCGGCCGCAAGGTGATCGAACTCGACCCTCCGAAGGGGTTCGCCGCGGAGGCGACCGCTTCGTCCATCCTCTACATCGCGGCGATGGGCTTCCACGCACCCATCTCCACCACCCACGTGATCTCCTCCGCGATCATGGGCGTGGGCGCGACCAAGCGGCTGTCGGCCGTGCGATGGGGAGTCGCGGGCAACATCCTCGTCGCGTGGATCCTCACCCTGCCCGCGGCGGGCCTCATGTCCGCGGTGGTCTTCTGGGTACTGAAGATCTTCGGGGCCTGA
- the pstB gene encoding phosphate ABC transporter ATP-binding protein PstB, whose product MAKRIEVSGLNAYYGGFLAVEDVSMTIEPRSVTAFIGPSGCGKSTFLRTLNRMHEVIPGARVDGKVMLDDQDLYGQGVDPVAVRRVVGMVFQRPNPFPTMSIYDNVAAGLKLNGVKGKSQLDDIVESSLKGANLWNEVKDRLAKPGAGLSGGQQQRLCIARAIAVQPQVLLMDEPCSALDPISTLAIEDLIAQLKSQYTIVIVTHNMQQAARVSDKTAFFNIAGTGKPGKLIELDDTSRIFTNPTEKATEDYITGRFG is encoded by the coding sequence ATGGCCAAGCGGATCGAGGTCTCGGGCCTCAACGCCTACTACGGCGGCTTCCTCGCCGTCGAGGACGTCTCCATGACGATCGAGCCCCGCTCGGTCACCGCCTTCATCGGGCCGTCCGGCTGCGGCAAGTCGACGTTCCTGCGGACGCTCAACCGCATGCACGAGGTCATCCCCGGTGCCCGCGTCGACGGCAAGGTGATGCTCGACGACCAGGACCTGTACGGCCAGGGCGTCGACCCGGTCGCGGTCCGCCGCGTCGTCGGCATGGTCTTCCAGCGGCCGAACCCGTTCCCGACCATGTCGATCTACGACAACGTCGCGGCCGGCCTCAAGCTGAACGGCGTCAAAGGCAAGTCACAGCTCGACGACATCGTCGAGTCCTCGCTCAAGGGCGCCAACCTGTGGAACGAGGTGAAGGACCGGCTCGCCAAGCCGGGCGCCGGCCTGTCCGGCGGGCAGCAGCAGCGGCTGTGCATCGCCCGTGCGATCGCGGTGCAGCCGCAGGTCCTCCTGATGGACGAGCCGTGCTCGGCGCTGGACCCGATCTCCACCCTCGCCATCGAGGACCTGATCGCCCAGCTCAAGTCGCAGTACACGATCGTCATCGTGACCCACAACATGCAGCAGGCCGCGCGCGTGTCCGACAAGACCGCGTTCTTCAACATCGCCGGGACGGGCAAGCCCGGCAAGCTCATCGAGCTGGACGACACCTCGAGGATCTTCACCAACCCCACGGAGAAGGCCACCGAGGACTACATCACCGGCCGCTTCGGCTGA